Proteins from one Vibrio pomeroyi genomic window:
- a CDS encoding heparinase II/III family protein — translation MLQFTSQEMAVIRQNASQEIIEQIIQDNQVVLTSDTLVPPDARATWNLYYFCPTHGVRLSWDRDRPTQHVCPVDGEVLTGEPYDGAWWRWLNGLNSKACNDLGLLWHITQDHKYFEKVREILLGYAEYYPNYEEHGGIPYNGPGKANAQTLCEANCNIDFARGYDFVKEQLNTEEQLFIEQRLLREGAEFLMQHRADQLHNHEMKISATIGVIGLILGDRKFIDFAVSTPYGLKYQLEHGVKGEGLWFEGSIHYHYYALQALLNFEKMACKTEYSLQSVPNFHTMLAFPLKLLINTGDFPRLNDCIAGQEKLTHSHLFEFGYREFRDPLFASALQSIYQDKPRNNIDALLYGVDALPVAEPLICQSIHAEQSGVTIMYDREHDNMLLIKHSPYGGEHDHYDRLGMIITRNGKEILPDLGTTGYGAELHYGYYKNTVTHNTLAVNQKNQPPANTQVNTFVKEQSYTWLDTQTDWCGELPTVDSHTIVQWDLAAYKDVMFRRQILWLGDVAIEFNTVENPHQQQLDLVWHIRGQHCALAQAQGCDNPLDGPLARMTSCHEMPLKAATNLRYSVDGQTEFNQQLIITDSSATLLLGYAPDNPATSDLAYSILRSQEAVLKVATVHNLTQNDEVRVSDIEWRSDVINLKLIRNRVAQSISINQETGVTLFV, via the coding sequence ATGCTGCAGTTTACCTCTCAGGAAATGGCGGTCATTCGTCAAAATGCCAGCCAAGAGATCATCGAACAAATTATTCAAGATAATCAGGTTGTGCTTACTTCAGACACTCTCGTTCCACCTGATGCCCGCGCAACATGGAATTTATATTATTTTTGCCCCACGCATGGGGTTCGCTTAAGTTGGGATAGAGACCGACCCACTCAACATGTGTGCCCTGTTGATGGCGAAGTGCTTACTGGGGAACCTTATGACGGTGCATGGTGGCGTTGGCTTAATGGGCTCAATTCGAAAGCGTGTAATGACCTAGGCTTACTTTGGCACATTACTCAAGACCACAAATACTTCGAAAAAGTTCGTGAGATCTTATTAGGTTATGCAGAATACTACCCGAATTACGAAGAACATGGCGGTATTCCATACAATGGTCCAGGCAAAGCAAACGCGCAAACTCTTTGCGAAGCGAATTGCAATATTGATTTTGCCCGAGGCTATGATTTCGTTAAAGAGCAGTTGAATACCGAAGAGCAATTGTTTATTGAACAGCGCTTGTTACGCGAAGGCGCTGAGTTCCTGATGCAACATCGAGCTGATCAATTGCATAACCATGAAATGAAGATTTCCGCGACTATTGGCGTGATAGGCTTGATACTTGGTGACCGAAAATTCATCGACTTTGCGGTGAGCACACCTTATGGCTTGAAGTATCAGTTAGAGCATGGTGTAAAGGGGGAGGGCTTATGGTTTGAAGGTTCTATCCATTATCATTACTACGCTTTACAAGCACTTCTGAATTTCGAAAAAATGGCATGTAAAACAGAGTACTCACTACAATCGGTGCCAAACTTCCATACCATGTTGGCGTTCCCGCTCAAGCTACTCATCAATACGGGTGACTTTCCACGTCTGAACGATTGTATTGCGGGTCAAGAGAAGTTAACTCATAGCCACCTGTTCGAATTCGGGTATCGCGAGTTCCGAGACCCTTTATTTGCATCTGCGTTACAGAGTATCTATCAAGATAAGCCACGCAACAATATCGACGCGCTGTTGTACGGTGTTGATGCATTACCTGTGGCAGAGCCTCTTATATGCCAGTCTATTCATGCAGAACAATCAGGCGTCACGATCATGTACGATCGAGAGCACGATAACATGCTATTAATTAAGCACTCTCCATATGGTGGTGAGCACGATCATTATGATCGACTTGGGATGATCATTACTCGAAATGGTAAAGAAATTTTGCCTGACTTGGGAACAACAGGGTACGGTGCTGAATTGCATTATGGGTATTATAAAAACACGGTGACGCACAACACCTTGGCGGTGAATCAGAAGAATCAACCGCCAGCCAACACTCAGGTGAATACGTTTGTAAAAGAACAGTCCTACACATGGTTAGACACACAAACAGATTGGTGTGGTGAGTTACCGACGGTCGATAGCCATACTATTGTTCAGTGGGATTTAGCCGCGTACAAAGATGTGATGTTTCGCCGTCAAATTCTGTGGTTAGGGGATGTGGCGATTGAATTTAATACCGTGGAAAATCCTCACCAACAACAATTGGATTTGGTTTGGCATATCAGAGGACAACATTGTGCTTTGGCACAGGCACAAGGTTGCGACAATCCACTAGATGGGCCTTTAGCAAGAATGACGAGCTGCCATGAGATGCCTCTTAAAGCGGCCACTAATTTACGTTATTCGGTTGATGGACAAACCGAATTCAATCAACAACTAATAATAACGGATAGCTCTGCGACTCTGTTGTTGGGGTATGCGCCAGACAACCCAGCAACCAGTGATTTAGCCTACTCGATTTTGCGTAGCCAAGAAGCGGTTCTTAAAGTTGCCACGGTACATAACTTGACGCAAAACGATGAGGTTCGAGTTTCTGATATCGAGTGGCGATCGGACGTTATCAATTTAAAGTTGATAAGAAATAGAGTGGCACAATCTATTTCAATTAACCAAGAAACGGGTGTTACTTTATTCGTTTGA
- the uxaC gene encoding glucuronate isomerase, which yields MSSYIHKDFLLQGDTAKRLYHDYAAGLPIIDYHNHLDAKEIYDNHQYDNIAQAWLSCDHYLWRALRSNGVDEHYITGNASDYEKFQKWCETMPYLIGNPLYHWCHLELKKYFGLDLLLNLDNCEAIWQHCNQKLSQGSLRFQALLKESRVDTLCTTDDPLSDLSYHDKLNRSEFTVQVLPTFRADSLIEIENQNSFLKTLNSLASITDTDVVDFATYAQAITSRVDYFAQHNCCLSDLGLKIVDFSHYHPDVLDQAIAKVKRGDALNSGEISQFKTAVFEVLGKAYHKHGWSMQIHIGVLTNVNQRRFDDLGGGTGFSVISDNPIAENLSHLLSLLDQDRQLPQTIVYSLNPKDSAVLGSIIGAFQDSDAQPGKVQLGSAWWFNDHKAGMEKQLQDLANLGALGRFVGMLTDSRSVLSLSRHDYFRRILCNLLGKWVDNGELPNDEPLLKQSVENICYQNAKQYFNFHSSKDLV from the coding sequence ATGTCTTCATACATACATAAAGATTTTCTATTGCAGGGGGACACTGCCAAGCGTTTATATCACGATTACGCGGCAGGTCTTCCCATTATTGATTATCACAATCACTTAGATGCCAAAGAGATTTATGATAACCATCAATACGACAATATTGCTCAGGCTTGGTTGAGTTGCGATCACTACTTGTGGCGTGCATTACGAAGTAACGGAGTCGATGAACATTACATCACAGGTAATGCGAGTGATTATGAAAAGTTTCAAAAGTGGTGTGAGACCATGCCGTATCTTATCGGCAACCCTCTGTATCACTGGTGTCATTTGGAGCTTAAGAAATACTTTGGTCTCGATTTACTGCTCAACCTAGATAATTGCGAGGCTATTTGGCAACACTGTAATCAAAAACTCAGCCAAGGGTCTCTCCGATTCCAAGCTCTGCTTAAAGAGAGCCGAGTCGATACCTTGTGCACCACTGATGATCCACTGAGTGATTTGAGCTATCACGATAAGCTCAATCGTTCAGAATTTACTGTACAAGTCTTACCGACATTCCGTGCTGATAGCCTGATTGAAATAGAGAATCAAAATAGCTTTTTAAAGACGCTCAATTCACTGGCTTCGATCACCGACACTGACGTGGTCGATTTTGCAACCTACGCTCAAGCAATTACCTCTCGCGTGGATTATTTTGCACAGCACAACTGTTGTTTATCTGATTTAGGGTTAAAAATTGTGGATTTTTCACACTATCATCCTGACGTACTTGATCAAGCTATAGCGAAGGTCAAACGTGGTGATGCGTTGAATAGTGGAGAAATTTCGCAGTTTAAGACGGCCGTTTTTGAAGTGCTTGGTAAGGCTTATCATAAGCATGGTTGGTCGATGCAAATTCATATTGGCGTGTTAACTAATGTAAATCAGCGCCGCTTTGATGATCTAGGTGGCGGTACGGGTTTCAGTGTTATCAGTGACAACCCAATTGCAGAAAACCTGAGTCATTTATTGAGTTTGTTAGATCAAGACCGCCAGCTCCCTCAGACCATCGTATATAGCCTTAACCCGAAAGATAGCGCAGTGCTTGGGTCAATCATAGGCGCTTTTCAAGACAGTGATGCGCAGCCAGGTAAAGTGCAGCTTGGTTCTGCGTGGTGGTTTAACGATCATAAGGCGGGTATGGAAAAACAACTTCAAGACCTAGCAAATTTAGGGGCTCTAGGACGCTTTGTCGGAATGTTAACCGACTCTCGCAGCGTGTTGTCACTCTCTCGTCATGACTATTTTCGTCGCATTCTATGTAACTTACTTGGTAAGTGGGTCGATAACGGGGAGCTACCGAATGATGAGCCTTTGCTTAAACAGAGTGTCGAGAACATCTGTTATCAAAACGCCAAACAATACTTCAATTTTCATTCATCTAAAGATTTAGTATAG
- a CDS encoding transporter yields MNIDMLVVGVYFIFMIAIGVIFKRFAGSSTSDYFRGGGKMLWWMVGSTAFMTQFSAWTFTGAAGKAFTDGFPIMVIFMANAFGFLLSWLFFSYRFRQMRVVTPIEGVRRRFGATNEQVFTWATMPTSVVYTGIWLNGLALFVSAVFKVDIETTIIVTGLIVLFISVLGGAWGVVASDFVQMVVIMAVTVVCAVAALAKIGGPTNLIEQFPTDSVMGSDMNYPLLFISWFIFMFVKQLQNINNMQDSYRFLTAKDSVNARKAALLAFALMLIGPAIWFLPPWVTAIIYPEAATVHAAELGSKAADAVYLVFVENVMPVGMVGLLMSAVFAATMSSMDSGLNRNSGVFVRNFYAPIMNKNADDKKLMRVSQFMTMVFGILIIMVALFINSLRGLSLFDAMMYVSTLLQMPILVPLFFGMFIKKTPDWAAWATLVVGMMVSYIVSFVLTADVVANLLNLEVPFTGREASDLKVLLGVIGHLVITGGFFCLTTKFYKEPVGKRNTELKEFWSDVATPVIEEEGQDEMDRQQRDMLGKLILVFGALVTAMVLIPNPFWGRMAFIFCGAVIVTVGSLLLKSARKTPRLEVSTSK; encoded by the coding sequence ATGAATATCGACATGCTCGTTGTTGGTGTCTACTTTATCTTTATGATAGCGATTGGCGTCATCTTCAAACGTTTTGCAGGCAGCTCTACCAGTGATTACTTTCGTGGAGGAGGCAAGATGTTGTGGTGGATGGTTGGCTCTACCGCATTCATGACGCAGTTTAGTGCTTGGACATTCACTGGCGCTGCGGGTAAGGCTTTTACCGATGGGTTCCCAATCATGGTTATTTTCATGGCGAACGCATTTGGCTTTCTACTTTCTTGGTTGTTCTTTTCATACCGCTTTCGACAAATGCGTGTTGTTACACCTATTGAAGGTGTGCGTCGTCGCTTCGGTGCAACTAATGAACAAGTGTTTACGTGGGCGACAATGCCGACAAGTGTGGTTTACACCGGTATCTGGCTAAATGGTCTCGCACTCTTCGTTAGTGCTGTGTTTAAAGTTGATATCGAAACCACGATTATTGTCACTGGTTTGATTGTTCTCTTTATTTCCGTACTGGGCGGAGCATGGGGGGTGGTTGCTTCAGACTTTGTGCAAATGGTTGTGATCATGGCGGTGACGGTGGTTTGTGCTGTGGCTGCATTGGCAAAAATTGGTGGTCCAACGAATCTTATTGAACAGTTTCCTACCGACAGTGTAATGGGCTCTGATATGAACTATCCATTGCTGTTCATATCTTGGTTTATCTTCATGTTCGTTAAGCAGCTGCAAAACATCAACAACATGCAAGATTCATATCGCTTCTTAACGGCGAAAGATTCAGTTAACGCACGTAAAGCAGCACTCCTAGCGTTTGCATTGATGTTGATAGGACCGGCAATTTGGTTCTTACCACCTTGGGTAACGGCGATTATCTATCCTGAAGCGGCAACTGTGCACGCGGCTGAGCTTGGTAGTAAAGCAGCTGATGCAGTCTATCTAGTGTTTGTCGAAAACGTCATGCCGGTTGGTATGGTGGGACTGCTTATGTCGGCTGTATTTGCGGCAACAATGTCTTCAATGGATTCAGGTTTAAACCGAAATTCAGGTGTGTTTGTGCGTAACTTTTATGCGCCAATCATGAACAAAAACGCGGATGACAAGAAGTTGATGAGAGTGAGTCAGTTTATGACCATGGTCTTTGGCATATTGATCATCATGGTGGCTCTGTTCATTAACTCTCTACGAGGTCTAAGCCTTTTCGACGCAATGATGTATGTAAGTACGCTATTACAAATGCCAATTCTAGTGCCATTGTTCTTCGGTATGTTTATTAAGAAAACACCTGACTGGGCAGCTTGGGCGACATTAGTGGTGGGTATGATGGTGTCTTACATCGTGAGTTTTGTGCTTACAGCGGACGTCGTTGCCAATCTATTAAACCTAGAAGTTCCGTTCACAGGACGTGAAGCGAGTGACCTAAAAGTTCTGCTTGGGGTTATTGGTCACCTTGTGATTACGGGTGGTTTCTTCTGCCTAACGACTAAGTTCTACAAAGAGCCAGTGGGCAAACGAAACACAGAACTTAAAGAGTTTTGGAGTGATGTTGCGACTCCTGTTATCGAAGAGGAAGGACAAGATGAAATGGATCGCCAACAACGCGACATGCTAGGGAAACTCATTCTGGTTTTCGGTGCACTTGTAACGGCGATGGTACTAATCCCGAACCCATTCTGGGGTCGCATGGCCTTTATCTTCTGTGGTGCAGTGATTGTTACTGTGGGTTCTCTGTTATTGAAGAGTGCGAGGAAAACGCCTCGGTTAGAAGTATCTACATCTAAGTAA
- a CDS encoding RpiB/LacA/LacB family sugar-phosphate isomerase, with protein MKIALMMENSQAGKNAMVSAELESVVGGFGHDVFNLGMTDENDHHLTYIHLGIMASILINSKAVDFVVTGCGTGQGALMSLNLHPGVVCGYCLEPSDAFLFNQINNGNAIALAFAKGFGWAGELNVRYIFEKAFTGERGQGYPLERAEPQQRNAALLNEVKAAVVKDNFIDSLRAIDQDLVKTAVGSPRFQQCFFDNCQNQEIADYVRSLLD; from the coding sequence ATGAAAATCGCACTAATGATGGAAAACAGTCAAGCAGGCAAAAATGCAATGGTATCAGCTGAACTAGAGTCAGTTGTTGGTGGTTTTGGTCACGATGTTTTCAACCTAGGAATGACAGACGAGAACGATCACCACTTAACGTATATTCATCTAGGTATTATGGCGAGCATTCTGATTAACTCAAAGGCGGTTGACTTTGTTGTGACAGGGTGTGGCACTGGCCAAGGTGCTTTGATGTCGCTGAACTTACATCCAGGCGTGGTTTGTGGTTACTGTTTAGAACCTTCTGATGCGTTCTTGTTTAACCAAATCAACAACGGCAACGCTATCGCGCTCGCTTTTGCGAAAGGTTTTGGTTGGGCTGGTGAACTAAACGTTCGTTACATCTTTGAAAAAGCGTTCACAGGTGAGCGTGGTCAAGGTTACCCGTTAGAGCGAGCAGAGCCACAACAACGCAATGCCGCGCTTCTTAACGAGGTAAAAGCAGCGGTAGTGAAGGATAACTTTATTGATTCACTGCGCGCTATCGATCAAGATTTAGTGAAGACAGCTGTGGGTAGCCCTCGTTTCCAACAGTGTTTCTTTGATAACTGCCAAAACCAAGAAATTGCTGATTATGTTCGTTCGCTTTTGGACTAA
- a CDS encoding cupin domain-containing protein, translated as MFVYNEDVKMEDLGAGVSRKVLAHSENVMAVEVHFETGAVGALHTHPHEQLTYVLSGAFEFTIGDVTKVVRAGDTMYKEPGIEHGCVCLEAGVLIDNFTPMRKDFV; from the coding sequence ATGTTTGTGTATAACGAAGACGTGAAAATGGAAGATCTTGGCGCGGGAGTTTCTCGCAAGGTGCTTGCTCATAGCGAGAACGTGATGGCTGTAGAAGTTCATTTCGAAACAGGCGCTGTTGGTGCGTTGCATACCCATCCTCATGAGCAGCTCACATACGTTTTGTCGGGAGCCTTTGAGTTCACGATTGGCGATGTAACGAAAGTGGTACGCGCAGGCGACACTATGTACAAAGAGCCGGGTATCGAACATGGCTGTGTTTGCCTAGAAGCCGGCGTATTAATTGATAACTTTACGCCAATGCGTAAAGACTTTGTTTAA
- a CDS encoding YgjV family protein: protein MVNEIVAQAVGLVSFLLGLSTFYQKDDKKLKVVMLMLNVNHLIHFLLLGSITSAIGALISALRTGTAMYTKSLWAAGLFIALAVGSGIGFAQHWYQLLPLAGTIIGTYSIFRLNGIALRVGFLLGAVCWLTNNLIIGSIGGSLMEISVIGINLVTIFRLYQDNAKCKITPQQQE from the coding sequence ATGGTTAACGAGATCGTTGCACAAGCTGTAGGGCTAGTAAGTTTCCTTCTGGGCCTTTCGACCTTTTACCAGAAGGACGACAAAAAGCTCAAAGTGGTTATGTTGATGTTGAACGTTAACCATCTTATTCATTTTTTATTATTGGGTTCCATTACATCGGCAATCGGTGCTTTGATTTCAGCACTCAGAACTGGCACCGCGATGTATACCAAATCGCTGTGGGCTGCAGGGTTATTTATTGCCCTCGCGGTTGGCAGCGGAATCGGTTTTGCTCAGCATTGGTATCAACTTCTGCCTTTAGCGGGAACGATTATTGGAACGTACTCAATATTTAGATTGAACGGTATTGCACTAAGAGTCGGCTTTTTATTGGGAGCTGTATGCTGGCTAACTAATAATCTGATCATTGGTTCAATTGGTGGCTCGCTAATGGAAATATCAGTGATAGGGATTAACCTCGTTACTATTTTTCGTCTATACCAAGATAACGCCAAGTGCAAAATTACGCCGCAACAACAGGAATAA
- the kduD gene encoding 2-dehydro-3-deoxy-D-gluconate 5-dehydrogenase KduD yields the protein MMLESFNLEGKVAIVTGCDTGLGQGMAIGLAEAGCKVVGVNRVEPTDTIEKMNAAGHTFLDVRADLLKQEDIPGIIDKALTEFGHIDILVNNAGIIRREDAIEFSEQNWDDVMNINTKTVFFMSQSVAKQFKAQGTGGKIINIASMLSFQGGIRVPSYTASKSAVMGITRAMANEWASDNINVNAIAPGYMATNNTQALREDADRNQAILERIPADRWGTPKDVAGPCVFLASPASDYINGYTIAVDGGWLAR from the coding sequence ATGATGTTAGAGTCATTCAATCTGGAAGGTAAAGTAGCGATAGTGACGGGTTGTGATACCGGTCTTGGTCAAGGTATGGCAATTGGTTTAGCTGAAGCTGGATGTAAAGTGGTTGGCGTAAATCGTGTTGAGCCAACAGATACCATCGAGAAAATGAATGCAGCGGGTCATACGTTTTTAGACGTACGTGCTGACCTTCTAAAGCAGGAAGATATTCCTGGAATTATAGATAAAGCGCTGACTGAGTTTGGTCACATCGACATCCTTGTTAATAATGCCGGCATTATTCGCCGAGAAGACGCGATTGAGTTTTCTGAGCAAAACTGGGATGACGTAATGAACATCAATACTAAGACCGTTTTCTTTATGTCTCAGTCGGTTGCGAAGCAGTTTAAAGCGCAAGGCACTGGCGGAAAGATCATTAATATCGCATCAATGCTCTCTTTCCAAGGTGGTATTCGTGTTCCTTCGTATACTGCGTCTAAGAGTGCTGTAATGGGCATTACCCGTGCGATGGCGAACGAATGGGCGAGCGATAACATTAATGTTAATGCGATTGCACCTGGATATATGGCAACCAACAATACTCAAGCACTGCGTGAAGATGCTGATCGTAACCAAGCTATTCTTGAGCGCATTCCTGCTGATCGTTGGGGTACACCAAAAGATGTCGCTGGCCCATGTGTGTTCTTAGCATCACCTGCATCGGATTACATTAATGGTTATACCATTGCTGTTGATGGTGGATGGTTAGCACGATAA
- the kdgR gene encoding DNA-binding transcriptional regulator KdgR, translated as MEKSTQPEAVSSVLKVFNILESLGEQKEIGVSDLSQRLMMSKATTYRFLQTMKMLGYVSQQGEADRYSLTLKMFELGSKSLEWVDMITIAEKEMRVISEETNETIHLGALDHGSIIYIHKIDSSFALRMHSRVGRRNPLHTTAIGKVLLAERDEEFVRTQLADAEFVKSTKNTLENVDQLIDELKAVKLQHFGEDNEEQEPGLRCIAAPVYDRFGTVIAGVSISFPTIRFDEEKKAHYVELLHNAGRNISKQLGFNDYPIK; from the coding sequence ATGGAGAAGTCCACCCAACCAGAAGCCGTTTCATCGGTATTAAAAGTTTTTAATATTCTTGAATCTCTGGGGGAACAGAAGGAAATAGGCGTATCAGACCTTTCACAACGTCTAATGATGTCTAAAGCCACTACCTACCGCTTTCTACAAACAATGAAAATGCTTGGCTATGTGTCTCAACAAGGCGAAGCTGACCGATACTCACTCACATTAAAGATGTTCGAACTTGGTTCAAAATCACTCGAGTGGGTTGATATGATCACAATCGCAGAGAAAGAGATGCGTGTGATCTCCGAAGAGACCAATGAAACCATTCACTTAGGTGCGCTGGACCATGGCTCTATCATCTACATCCACAAGATCGATTCTAGCTTCGCTCTACGCATGCATTCTCGTGTTGGTCGAAGAAATCCTCTACATACAACTGCGATTGGTAAAGTGTTATTAGCAGAACGTGACGAAGAATTCGTTCGCACTCAGCTGGCAGACGCCGAATTTGTAAAAAGCACAAAAAATACCCTCGAAAACGTCGACCAACTTATTGATGAACTGAAAGCGGTTAAACTGCAGCACTTTGGCGAAGATAATGAAGAACAAGAGCCAGGCTTACGTTGTATCGCAGCTCCAGTTTACGACCGTTTTGGTACCGTAATTGCTGGTGTCTCAATTTCATTTCCTACCATTCGATTTGATGAAGAGAAAAAAGCTCATTATGTGGAGTTACTGCACAACGCAGGCAGAAATATATCTAAGCAATTAGGGTTTAATGATTACCCAATAAAATAA
- a CDS encoding MFS transporter: MTLKEILKIPNVRYFLMFRSSYFARFYYPIFTLLYLDYGLTLSQFAMLNVVWAATIVLAEVPSGAFADTLGRKKLVVLSSIVMFIEIAMIALVPTGDANLVFMVFLVNRILSGLAMALASGADEALAYDTLKEQGNEELWPRVLQIQLRITSSVGIFVTLIGAAMYDVNFMANIFHALGLAEPESTKDLMRIPVFATLLVALLAIYAAVNMREEKKVMPSDQSKLATTIASLKLTADTGKWVLATPYVLFILLYYSLFEHTSRMFLTMNSQYYLAIDIPIIYFGFIGAGISLLKIILAGQSRRLAESIEPKTFIIVMGLASITTYYWISLGWSIYGVVPALVLIFIIMTMNIFISYHLNKKTESHNRATVLSFKGLMFNLGYGLIGILYAYYYKLVSNNYTEQEIEQNLAFLASLSSFCYYFALLFVLISALFYFKNKKQPIF, from the coding sequence ATGACGCTCAAAGAAATCCTGAAAATTCCCAATGTCCGCTACTTCTTAATGTTCAGAAGCAGCTACTTTGCGCGTTTTTATTACCCTATTTTCACCTTACTCTATTTAGATTACGGCTTAACCCTTTCTCAGTTTGCCATGCTCAACGTAGTTTGGGCGGCGACCATCGTGCTTGCAGAAGTACCATCTGGGGCATTCGCCGATACCTTAGGTCGTAAAAAGCTTGTGGTGTTGTCTTCGATTGTGATGTTCATTGAGATCGCGATGATCGCGCTCGTACCGACCGGAGACGCTAACTTGGTGTTCATGGTCTTCTTGGTCAACCGGATACTCAGCGGGCTAGCGATGGCATTAGCAAGCGGTGCTGATGAGGCACTGGCTTACGACACCTTAAAAGAACAAGGCAATGAAGAGTTGTGGCCGCGAGTGTTACAAATCCAGCTCCGTATCACCTCTAGTGTCGGTATCTTTGTCACCTTGATCGGTGCCGCGATGTACGATGTGAATTTCATGGCGAACATCTTTCATGCTCTTGGATTAGCCGAGCCAGAAAGCACCAAAGACCTGATGCGTATTCCTGTATTCGCCACGCTATTGGTCGCGTTGCTCGCCATTTATGCCGCAGTAAACATGCGCGAAGAAAAGAAGGTGATGCCAAGCGATCAGAGCAAATTAGCAACGACTATCGCCAGCCTCAAGTTAACGGCTGATACCGGTAAGTGGGTACTTGCTACGCCTTACGTGCTGTTCATCTTGCTCTATTACAGCTTGTTCGAACACACTTCACGTATGTTCTTAACCATGAACAGCCAATACTATCTCGCGATCGATATTCCTATTATCTATTTTGGTTTTATTGGCGCGGGAATCAGTTTACTAAAAATCATTTTAGCGGGACAAAGCCGCAGGTTAGCAGAAAGTATCGAGCCAAAAACCTTTATTATAGTCATGGGCTTAGCAAGTATTACGACTTACTATTGGATCAGCTTAGGGTGGTCAATCTATGGGGTAGTTCCTGCGCTGGTGCTTATTTTTATCATCATGACGATGAACATTTTCATCAGTTACCACCTAAATAAAAAGACCGAGTCACACAACCGAGCCACGGTTCTTAGTTTCAAAGGTTTGATGTTTAACCTCGGATACGGACTGATCGGTATTTTGTATGCTTACTACTACAAGTTGGTCTCTAATAATTACACCGAGCAAGAAATAGAACAGAACCTCGCCTTCTTAGCATCGCTGTCTTCATTCTGCTATTACTTCGCCTTACTGTTCGTTTTGATTAGCGCATTGTTCTATTTCAAAAACAAGAAACAGCCGATCTTCTGA
- a CDS encoding DMT family transporter, whose protein sequence is MSFSWIAFTLLAAFSQSWRNAFQSKLAGTMSVAGVTLARFIWAGPIALLYLYALYQWQPVSAPNFSGEFVFYIVAAAIMQILATGLMVMLFKLENYTIGAGLAKCEAPVSAVLSVLFFGTALTVTGWIGVLIGTLGVLIMSSASGWRSLSPKVFLLGMACSTAFALTSLWVREASLSIGLPFPHSAAWVLFLVITLQTFIICTYLFFKERDTLRQIFKKSRLVVMTSLASVVGSLGWFSAMSLQAVPYVKILGQIEVVFMVLISYFWLGQSIARKDILALVLLSIAAVLVMWQ, encoded by the coding sequence ATGTCTTTTAGTTGGATCGCCTTTACCCTGCTTGCTGCCTTCAGCCAATCTTGGCGCAATGCCTTTCAAAGCAAGCTAGCCGGCACAATGAGTGTGGCTGGCGTCACGCTGGCTCGCTTTATTTGGGCAGGACCAATTGCACTTCTCTACCTCTACGCTTTATATCAATGGCAGCCAGTCTCAGCGCCTAATTTTTCCGGTGAGTTTGTTTTCTACATAGTTGCTGCGGCAATCATGCAGATCCTTGCGACAGGCTTAATGGTGATGCTGTTTAAGCTAGAAAACTATACGATTGGTGCTGGGCTTGCCAAGTGTGAGGCTCCCGTTTCAGCAGTACTTTCGGTGCTCTTCTTTGGTACGGCATTAACCGTAACAGGCTGGATAGGCGTGTTAATTGGTACCTTGGGTGTGCTCATCATGAGTAGCGCTTCAGGGTGGCGAAGCCTTTCTCCTAAAGTCTTTTTGTTGGGTATGGCTTGCAGTACCGCCTTTGCTTTAACGTCTCTTTGGGTGCGAGAAGCCAGTTTGAGCATTGGCCTCCCCTTCCCTCATAGCGCTGCTTGGGTTCTATTTCTGGTGATTACCCTTCAGACATTCATCATCTGTACTTACCTCTTCTTTAAAGAACGCGACACATTACGCCAGATATTCAAGAAGTCGAGACTGGTTGTGATGACAAGCCTAGCCAGTGTGGTTGGCTCTCTTGGCTGGTTTAGCGCGATGTCACTTCAAGCCGTGCCTTACGTAAAGATTTTAGGGCAAATTGAAGTAGTCTTCATGGTTCTCATTTCTTACTTCTGGTTGGGTCAGAGCATCGCCCGCAAAGACATTCTTGCGCTAGTCTTACTCTCTATCGCCGCAGTATTGGTGATGTGGCAGTAG